One window of Catharus ustulatus isolate bCatUst1 chromosome 3, bCatUst1.pri.v2, whole genome shotgun sequence genomic DNA carries:
- the EXO1 gene encoding exonuclease 1 — protein sequence MGIQGLLQFIKEAAEPSHVKKYKGLTVAVDTYCWLHKGAYACAEKLARGEPTDLYVAFCMKLVHMLLSFGIKPILVFDGCTLPSKKEVEKARRERRQASLLKGKQLLQEGRLSEARECFGRSVNITHAMAHEVIKAARAQGVDCIVAPYEADAQLAYLNKIGMVQAIITEDSDLLAFGCKKVFLKIDKFGNGLEIDQARLGNCKQLGNVFTEEKFRYMCILSGCDYLPSIHGIGLAKACKLLKLANNPDIIKVIKKMGQYLKTNITVPEEYIQGFTRANNTFLYQLVFDPVNRKLVPLNAYGDDIDPETLTYAGRHFGDDAAFQIAIGNIDINTMEQIDNYNPDTAQPAQQRSCGWNDQRDNHVNSIWSKEYKFGPTEDPAPPKMHFPEKAITKGMEKIISIKGLKLAGKELLAKRPRSEEVSDGDLLKQYSFSKTKRIKKENDIDGEAQKSVSALQSLDSPGISITQESSNSLPRVRNKFASFLQRKNKEKDAVIVPGTRSRFFCNDAVTFDSRTKKKDGDLIQGAEQDCQKQEVKHVAEDVSRFSETEKSSRTVFTPPGEMQNSCSQWFSSLKSNSGNLSPSHTVFSQQFHQHRNNCTVSQEDQINGAVCDELEEESSPLIELEQSSESHGCCEPSECSLESSEILQVSNSSGAKESDSGSKLNDDQCSQSLLFSAVQANKKITVMKTKVPGLHKSSNIKSHMVTKLKPLIRAKVSGLSRKLSPVQKRKDCDTENKLGLQSTIGEFWKSFQFKREYEKLPSCRKSDPLSPIKDNIQLTPETEEEIFNHLEHSHVQRAIFQ from the exons ATGGGGATCCAGGGCCTGCTCCAGTTCATCAAGGAGGCTGCCGAGCCCTCGCACGTGAAGAAGTACAAAGGGCTGACGGTGGCTGTGGACACCTACTGCTGGCTGCACAAAGGCGCCTATGCTTGTGCTGAGAAGCTGGCCCGAGGAGAGCCCACGGATCT TTATGTAGCTTTCTGTATGAAACTTGTTCATATGCTGCTCTCATTTGGAATTAAACCAATTTTGGTATTTGATGGATGTACCCTACCCTCTAAGAAGGAAGTGGAAAAGGCACGACGAGA GAGGCGTCAGGCCAGTCTTCTGAAGGGGAAACAATTGTTGCAGGAAGGGAGATTGTCAGAAGCTAGAGAATGTTTTGGGCGCAGTGTAAATATTACCCATGCTATGGCACATGAAGTTATTAAA GCTGCACGAGCCCAGGGAGTTGATTGTATTGTTGCTCCTTATGAAGCTGATGCTCAGCTGGCTTATCTTAATAAGATTGGCATGGTTCAAGCTATAATTACAGAAGACTCTGATCTTTTGGCTTTTGGATGTAAAAAG GTGTTTCTGAAAATAGACAAGTTTGGAAATGGACTAGAGATAGATCAAGCTCGACTAGGAAACTGCAAGCAGCTTGGAAATGTATTTACAGAAGAGAAATTCCGCTACATGTGTATTCTTTCTGGTTGTGACTACCTCCCTTCAATTCATGGAATTGGGTTAGCTAAAGCATGCAAGTTACTAAAATTAGCCAACAATCCAGATATTATAAAG GTTATTAAGAAAATGGGGCAGTACTTGAAGACGAATATAACAGTACCGGAAGAATACATACAGGGCTTTACACGAGCTAATAATACATTCCTGTATCAGTTAGTTTTTGATCCTGTCAACAGAAAGTTAGTTCCTCTGAATGCATATGGAGATGATATTGATCCGGAAACACTGACTTATGCAGGACG ACATTTTGGTGATGATGCTGCTTTTCAAATTGCTATTGGCAATATTGATATCAATACAATGGAACAAATTGATAATTATAACCCCGACACAGCACAG cCTGCGCAGCAAAGAAGTTGCGGCTGGAATGACCAACGTGATAATCATGTCAATAGCATTTGGAGCAAAGAATACAAGTTTGGCCCCACTGAAGATCCTGCTCCTCCTAAAATGCATTTCCCAGAGAAAGCAATAACCAAAGGCATGGAGAAAATAATTAGCATTAAAGGACTAAAGCTTGCAGGCAAAGAGCTCTTGGCAAAAAGGCCAAGGAGTG AAGAAGTCTCAGATGGAGATCTGTTGAAGCAATattcattttcaaaaacaaaaagaatcaAGAAGGAGAATGATATTGATGGTGAAGCACAAAAGAGTGTGTCAGCATTACAAAGCCTTGATTCTCCAGGAATTTCCATCACTCAAGAAAGCTCCAACTCCCTACCTAGAGttagaaataaatttgcttcctttttacaaaggaaaaacaaagagaaggatGCTGTAATTGTTCCAGGAACAAGAAGCAG gttTTTCTGTAATGATGCAGTTACGTTTGACAGTAGGACAAAGAAGAAAGATGGTGATCTAATTCAAGGTGCTGAGCAGGATTGCCAGAAACAGGAAGTAAAACATGTAGCTGAAGATGTTTCTAGgttttcagaaactgaaaagtcATCACGAACTGTCTTTACACCTCCTGGAGAAATGCAGAACAGTTGTTCCCAGTGGTTTAGCAGCCTCAAAAGTAACTCAGGAAATCTTAGTCCATCTCATACTGTGTTTTCACAGCAGTTTCACCAACATAGAAACAACTGCACTGTATCCCAGGAAGATCAGATTAATGGGGCAGTGTGTGATGAATTGGAGGAAGAGTCCTCCCCCTTAATAGAACTGGAACAGTCATCAGAGTCTCATGGGTGTTGTGAGCCATCAGAATGCAGTTTGGAGTCTTCAGAAATCCTACAAGTGTCCAACAGCTCAGGTGCAAAG GAATCTGATTCTGGTTCAAAACTGAATGATGATCAATGTTCTCAGTCTCTGctattttctgctgttcaagctaacaaaaaaattacagtcaTGAAGACCAAG GTTCCTGGGTTACATAAATCCAGTAATATAAAGTCACATATGGTAACAAAGCTCAAGCCATTGATACGAGCTAAAGTAAGTGGACTAAGCAGGAAACTGTCACCTGTGCAGAAGAGGAAGGACTGTGATACTGAAAATAAGCTGGGGCTGCAATCCACTATTGGTGAATTCTGGAAAAGCTTCCAATTTAAAAG AGAGTATGAAAAACTTCCCTCTTGTAGAAAGTCAGATCCTTTGTCTCCAATCAAAGATAATATACAACTCActccagaaacagaagaagaaatctTTAATCATCTGGAACATAGTCATGTTCAGAGAGCTATATTCCAATGA